Proteins found in one Clostridium kluyveri DSM 555 genomic segment:
- a CDS encoding Hsp70 family protein yields the protein MIYDSVHSPVVGIDLGTTFSSIARWTGTKAEVYSLKGEYNIPSVVYNDGSQFVIGKIAFMKGIMNPENMCRGVKRLIGNEYAPIKLGDKDYNSIEISAEILKYLYRNVEEMFPQGKFKSEGVVVTVPYHFRANEISNTIKAAKMAGLNLIGIIQEPIAAALAYGLHLSSDALKDENILVFDLGGGTFDLTLFNLNNSSNRISFNVLATSGDDRLGGMDFDEELYNYIVDREGIRLSACKDKRQQNIAKNKLMEQIIRAKEALSFDNSAYIQAFDVPPGNFVDCTVTLYELKNCIREYTQKIKRIIREMFEERGISPRSVDKVIKIGGSSKIKFIDEIINDVVGDGKIYGDINPELAVCQGAAIYGAYLNNRASQNKKLEVTLINSHALGLKDDKGDFVEIIPKNVAIPYKETVTFTNSQDNEREISIEIYQGEHKECQHNKKIGVINVLGLKESPKGTLNIPVTFYINKDQTIKVIVEQKESNIYIEKQF from the coding sequence GTGATTTATGATAGTGTACATTCACCTGTAGTAGGAATAGATTTAGGAACAACTTTTAGTTCCATTGCCAGATGGACTGGAACTAAAGCAGAAGTTTATTCTCTGAAAGGAGAATATAACATTCCTTCTGTAGTATATAATGATGGGAGTCAGTTTGTTATAGGAAAAATTGCATTTATGAAAGGAATTATGAATCCTGAAAATATGTGCAGAGGGGTAAAACGTCTAATTGGAAATGAGTACGCTCCCATAAAACTGGGAGATAAGGATTATAATTCTATAGAGATATCAGCAGAAATTTTAAAATACCTTTATAGAAATGTGGAGGAAATGTTTCCACAGGGCAAGTTTAAATCAGAAGGAGTGGTAGTAACTGTTCCCTATCATTTTAGGGCAAATGAAATTTCAAATACAATAAAGGCCGCTAAAATGGCAGGATTGAATTTAATAGGAATAATTCAAGAACCTATAGCTGCAGCACTGGCTTACGGACTTCATTTAAGCAGTGATGCCTTAAAAGATGAAAATATATTGGTATTTGACCTTGGAGGAGGTACTTTTGACCTGACACTATTTAATTTAAATAATTCCTCAAATAGAATATCTTTTAATGTTTTAGCCACAAGTGGTGATGATAGACTAGGAGGTATGGATTTTGATGAGGAACTTTACAATTATATAGTAGATAGAGAGGGAATCAGACTTTCTGCCTGTAAGGATAAAAGGCAGCAGAACATAGCTAAAAATAAATTGATGGAGCAGATTATAAGGGCAAAAGAGGCATTATCTTTTGACAATAGTGCGTATATACAGGCCTTTGATGTGCCGCCGGGAAATTTTGTAGATTGTACTGTTACTCTGTACGAACTAAAAAATTGTATTAGAGAATATACCCAGAAAATAAAGAGAATTATAAGAGAGATGTTTGAAGAAAGAGGAATAAGCCCTAGAAGTGTTGACAAGGTAATAAAAATAGGAGGCTCCAGCAAAATAAAATTTATAGATGAGATCATAAATGATGTTGTAGGAGATGGAAAAATATACGGAGATATAAATCCAGAACTTGCAGTTTGTCAGGGAGCAGCTATTTATGGAGCTTATTTAAACAACAGAGCTTCCCAAAATAAAAAATTGGAGGTAACTCTTATAAATTCCCATGCATTAGGGCTAAAAGATGATAAGGGAGATTTTGTAGAGATTATTCCAAAGAATGTGGCAATTCCATACAAGGAAACTGTGACATTTACAAATTCACAGGATAATGAGAGGGAAATAAGTATAGAAATCTATCAGGGAGAACATAAAGAATGTCAGCATAATAAGAAGATAGGGGTAATAAATGTTTTGGGATTAAAGGAAAGTCCAAAGGGAACTTTAAATATACCGGTTACATTTTATATAAATAAAGATCAGACAATTAAGGTTATTGTAGAGCAAAAAGAAAGTAATATATATATTGAAAAACAATTTTAA
- a CDS encoding Hsp70 family protein, translating to MTYDAQNSPVIGIDLGTTFSSIARWTGEEAETYSPKGERMIRSVVYYDEKNSKYIFGNTAFMSGILNPDNVIVGVKRLMDDKNAKIKLGSKIHDPIEISSMILRNLYNNVKSMFPSGVYEASGVVVTVPYYFKAHQFQNTSEAAKEAGLKLLGIIQEPIAAALAYGFHHSNKHLNREEKLLIFDLGGGTFDLTIIKVKEDDENLSFDVLGIGGDDRLGGMDFDRAFMDYVIHREKIDFGSVKDEKIKKIGKKKLLDSIIKSKETLSATESVYVAVPDVVPGVHVDAEYTRRDFETSIEPYISKIKNIIKKTIASAGIAPYEVDKIIKVGGSSKIPIMNKIIEDEVGEGKTYSDIDPSLCVGEGAAIYAAYISNNLNYNKNIKIETAAAHALGVEDSRGDFVVLIHQNQKTPAKRTLTFTTDEDNQTEIDVKVYQGTAKRARDNEHVGTVRVMGLKAVAKYQLEIKITFEVGRSQEVKVTIEEIQSGINKTEVMKLT from the coding sequence TTGACCTATGATGCTCAAAATTCACCTGTAATTGGAATAGACCTTGGAACTACATTCAGTTCCATTGCCAGATGGACTGGAGAAGAGGCGGAAACCTACAGTCCAAAGGGTGAAAGAATGATAAGATCCGTAGTTTATTATGATGAAAAAAACAGTAAATATATTTTTGGAAATACAGCATTTATGAGTGGTATATTAAATCCTGACAATGTAATTGTAGGAGTTAAAAGACTCATGGATGATAAAAATGCAAAAATAAAGCTTGGAAGTAAAATACATGATCCCATAGAGATATCTTCTATGATATTGAGAAATTTATATAACAATGTAAAATCCATGTTTCCCTCTGGAGTGTACGAAGCTTCAGGGGTAGTGGTTACAGTTCCCTATTATTTCAAAGCTCATCAGTTTCAGAATACTTCTGAAGCTGCTAAAGAGGCAGGGCTTAAATTACTGGGAATTATACAGGAGCCTATTGCAGCGGCACTGGCCTATGGATTTCATCATTCAAATAAACATTTAAATAGAGAGGAAAAACTTTTAATATTTGATCTTGGCGGGGGTACTTTTGACTTGACTATAATAAAAGTAAAAGAAGATGATGAGAATCTGTCTTTTGATGTTTTAGGCATAGGGGGAGATGACAGATTAGGTGGAATGGATTTTGACAGGGCTTTTATGGACTATGTAATTCATCGGGAGAAAATTGATTTTGGAAGTGTAAAAGATGAAAAGATAAAAAAAATAGGGAAGAAAAAACTTCTTGATTCAATTATAAAAAGCAAGGAGACTTTAAGTGCTACAGAAAGTGTTTATGTTGCAGTGCCTGATGTAGTGCCTGGAGTACATGTAGATGCTGAATATACCAGGAGAGATTTTGAAACTTCCATAGAACCCTACATATCTAAAATCAAAAATATTATAAAAAAGACTATAGCAAGTGCAGGTATAGCTCCTTATGAAGTTGACAAGATAATAAAGGTTGGTGGATCCAGTAAGATACCAATAATGAATAAAATAATAGAAGATGAAGTGGGAGAGGGCAAGACTTATTCAGATATTGATCCTAGTTTGTGTGTGGGGGAAGGAGCGGCTATATATGCTGCCTATATTTCAAATAATTTAAACTACAATAAAAACATAAAAATAGAAACTGCAGCTGCCCATGCACTTGGGGTAGAAGATTCAAGAGGAGATTTTGTTGTACTTATTCACCAGAATCAGAAGACACCGGCAAAGAGAACATTGACTTTTACAACAGACGAAGATAACCAGACAGAAATTGATGTTAAAGTATATCAGGGTACAGCTAAAAGAGCCAGAGACAATGAGCATGTAGGAACTGTGAGAGTTATGGGACTTAAAGCTGTGGCTAAATATCAACTGGAAATAAAAATTACCTTTGAAGTAGGACGTTCTCAAGAAGTGAAAGTAACAATTGAAGAAATACAAAGCGGGATAAATAAAACTGAAGTAATGAAGTTGACTTAA
- a CDS encoding Hsp70 family protein, translating into MGIVETKSSYVLGIDLGTSTSIASVYTKGKSRIIKIDGKEYIPSVVSFLDSETIIVGSQAKGRAIIDSENTIESIKRHMGEDGYTVKIFDEEYTPQQISAEIIQKIVEAAMNSEDFDSMGKLKYAVICVPANFTDNAKRATMEAAEIAGLEVLYLLEEPVAAAIRYGFNSSKDQNILVYDLGGGTFDVCILKAETQEEGNANYEILAKEGINKLGGDDFDRKLMELINEKFQDECGMDLLDTQKDQGVSRKKLKEAMQKLKEAAEMTKIELSEADACNVMIPNIIQNEKGEWLNVDVEIEREEFNDRIENLIYKTEDTVKKALENAGLTIDDIDKIILVGGSTLVPIIKEKIKEMFGVEPYSNFNPITIVAEGAAIFGATLSVPSDCIDNYEEKPEGDININQIVTHNLGIMISGMRFSKLIEKGTEIPEEGSVIEEKEYSTQFDNQTELNIIIYQCDEDIEYINEKNEDDTDKAVCIGEFKLKNIPKAVKGKEKITVQFEVNEENMIRIKATCASNNESNEITLKVDRI; encoded by the coding sequence ATGGGTATAGTGGAAACAAAGAGTTCGTATGTTTTAGGAATTGATTTAGGAACCTCTACTTCTATTGCGTCCGTATATACAAAAGGTAAAAGCAGAATTATTAAAATAGATGGCAAGGAGTATATACCTTCTGTAGTTTCATTTTTAGATAGTGAAACTATAATTGTGGGGTCACAGGCCAAGGGAAGGGCTATAATAGACTCAGAAAATACTATAGAATCTATAAAAAGGCATATGGGGGAAGATGGCTATACAGTTAAGATATTTGATGAGGAATATACCCCTCAGCAGATATCCGCAGAAATAATTCAAAAAATAGTGGAAGCTGCTATGAATTCGGAAGATTTTGATTCCATGGGAAAATTGAAATATGCAGTTATATGTGTACCAGCTAATTTTACAGATAATGCCAAAAGAGCAACTATGGAAGCTGCTGAAATTGCAGGTCTTGAGGTATTGTACCTACTGGAAGAACCTGTAGCAGCGGCTATAAGATATGGGTTTAATTCCTCGAAGGATCAAAACATTTTAGTATACGACTTAGGTGGTGGAACTTTTGATGTATGCATCTTAAAAGCTGAAACTCAAGAAGAGGGAAATGCCAACTATGAAATACTTGCAAAGGAAGGCATTAATAAACTAGGCGGAGATGATTTTGATCGAAAATTGATGGAACTTATTAATGAAAAATTCCAGGATGAATGTGGTATGGACCTTTTAGATACACAAAAAGATCAGGGAGTAAGCAGAAAAAAATTAAAAGAAGCCATGCAAAAACTAAAAGAAGCTGCAGAAATGACCAAGATAGAATTAAGCGAAGCAGATGCCTGCAATGTTATGATACCTAATATAATTCAAAATGAAAAAGGGGAATGGCTTAATGTAGATGTAGAAATTGAAAGGGAAGAATTTAACGATAGAATAGAGAATCTAATTTATAAAACTGAGGATACTGTAAAAAAAGCTTTAGAAAATGCAGGGCTTACTATTGACGATATAGATAAAATCATACTTGTTGGGGGGTCTACTCTTGTTCCTATAATAAAAGAAAAAATAAAGGAAATGTTCGGAGTTGAACCTTATTCTAATTTTAATCCTATAACCATAGTGGCAGAAGGGGCTGCTATTTTTGGAGCTACACTATCGGTTCCTTCAGATTGTATAGACAATTATGAGGAAAAACCAGAAGGAGATATAAATATAAACCAGATAGTTACTCATAATCTAGGTATTATGATTTCCGGTATGAGGTTTTCTAAGCTTATAGAAAAGGGAACGGAAATACCAGAGGAAGGGTCTGTTATAGAGGAAAAGGAGTATTCTACACAATTTGACAATCAAACGGAGCTTAATATAATCATATATCAATGTGATGAGGATATTGAATATATAAATGAGAAAAATGAGGATGATACTGACAAGGCTGTATGTATAGGTGAATTTAAATTAAAGAATATACCAAAAGCGGTTAAAGGAAAGGAAAAAATAACGGTTCAATTTGAAGTTAATGAAGAAAATATGATCAGGATAAAAGCAACTTGTGCAAGTAATAATGAGAGCAATGAAATAACACTTAAAGTAGACAGAATTTAA
- a CDS encoding Hsp70 family protein yields MSVVVGIDLGTTNSVVSYLKRGRAEVIPIDGKNIFPSVLSIRDGEIIVGSQAKARMMLSPETSVCSTKRDMGKDIAYDLGTEMFTPEDVAYYILKTIKEKAGSILEEKIDQAVITVPAYFTSEQREATKRAAERAGLNVLRLMPEPTAAALDYGIDQQRDQIIMVYDLGGGTFDISIMKVDKNEFEVLAVDGNSRLGGDDFDELICSRIYDKINDELGEDITSKKDKKYISALMKIRENAEKAKMDLSDLEEVEIIIPNLIDDYSFEMTLTRDEFNQLVEPLMEETIDKIYNVLKLANLTRDDIDRVLLVGGSTKMPIVKEKVRDSVKDPYVAPNVDEVVSRGAAIMAASLCVPETYDMAQINNEVNRTNEVNRVNEINGVNLDKKIIVKEKVVFTYGIDMLDENRKLYFRPIIKRGSTLPAKGAVLGYTSTPLQKSVVITIYRGESKSVKENQYLGELELDIVNVSEKNVPVCALFEIDENMIITFTSIEIPMTEEYRELMDSSGNDGGNMDVDLINKYLLEGKLKGKKIKIDAKAHLK; encoded by the coding sequence GTGTCAGTAGTTGTAGGTATAGATTTAGGAACTACAAATTCAGTGGTTTCATATTTGAAAAGGGGAAGAGCGGAAGTAATACCTATTGATGGAAAGAATATTTTTCCTTCTGTTTTATCTATAAGAGATGGAGAAATTATTGTAGGAAGTCAAGCTAAGGCCAGAATGATGTTGTCTCCAGAGACCTCTGTATGTTCCACTAAAAGGGATATGGGAAAAGATATCGCCTATGATCTTGGAACAGAAATGTTTACACCAGAAGATGTAGCTTATTATATATTGAAAACAATAAAAGAAAAAGCAGGCAGCATATTAGAAGAGAAAATAGATCAGGCAGTAATAACTGTACCTGCATACTTTACTTCAGAACAAAGGGAAGCTACCAAAAGAGCAGCGGAAAGGGCTGGACTTAATGTACTAAGACTTATGCCAGAACCCACAGCGGCTGCTCTAGACTATGGTATTGATCAGCAGAGAGACCAAATTATAATGGTGTACGATTTAGGTGGGGGAACATTTGATATTTCAATAATGAAAGTAGATAAAAATGAGTTTGAAGTATTGGCTGTCGATGGTAACTCAAGGCTTGGTGGAGATGATTTTGATGAATTAATCTGCAGCCGGATATATGATAAAATAAATGATGAGTTAGGGGAGGATATTACTTCAAAGAAAGATAAAAAATATATTTCTGCCCTTATGAAGATAAGAGAAAATGCAGAAAAAGCAAAGATGGATTTATCTGATTTGGAAGAAGTTGAAATAATAATTCCAAATTTAATAGATGACTATTCTTTTGAAATGACTTTGACAAGGGATGAATTCAACCAGCTTGTAGAACCCTTGATGGAGGAAACTATTGATAAAATTTATAATGTACTTAAACTAGCCAATCTTACTAGGGATGACATAGATAGAGTGCTCCTTGTAGGGGGTTCTACAAAAATGCCTATAGTGAAGGAAAAGGTGAGAGATTCAGTTAAAGATCCTTATGTAGCACCTAATGTGGATGAAGTGGTTTCAAGAGGTGCAGCTATAATGGCTGCAAGTTTGTGTGTACCCGAAACTTATGATATGGCACAGATAAATAATGAAGTTAATAGAACCAATGAAGTCAATAGAGTTAATGAAATTAATGGAGTCAATTTAGACAAAAAAATTATAGTAAAAGAAAAAGTGGTATTTACCTATGGAATAGATATGCTGGATGAAAATCGTAAATTATATTTTAGGCCTATAATTAAAAGAGGGTCTACACTGCCTGCCAAAGGAGCAGTGCTTGGATATACTTCAACACCTCTTCAAAAAAGTGTAGTTATAACAATTTATCGGGGAGAATCTAAATCTGTAAAAGAAAATCAGTATTTGGGAGAATTGGAACTTGACATAGTGAATGTTTCTGAGAAGAATGTACCGGTATGTGCTTTATTTGAAATAGATGAAAATATGATAATTACATTTACAAGTATTGAAATACCTATGACAGAGGAATATAGGGAACTCATGGACAGTTCAGGAAATGATGGTGGAAATATGGATGTGGATTTAATAAATAAATATTTACTTGAAGGCAAATTAAAGGGCAAAAAAATAAAAATTGATGCAAAAGCTCATTTGAAATAG
- a CDS encoding TerD family protein: protein MGIMIKKTEDMDFIGDNDLLRKILIELQWDTNSGNKDIDLDIAAFCLGKGGKVHKDSDFVFYNNLKHPSGAVEHLGDNLLGDGKGEQIIVDLAYVPSDICNITFAAAIYRAGVKNQKFGQGISCYIRIVNANNNQELLKYDLSEKFSDETAVVIGELYKYIRTWKFGEINKGVKGGLAVLCEEFGVNYTQSND from the coding sequence ATGGGGATAATGATTAAAAAAACGGAAGACATGGATTTTATAGGAGATAATGATTTGTTAAGAAAAATATTGATAGAGCTGCAGTGGGATACAAACTCAGGTAATAAGGATATTGATTTAGATATAGCAGCTTTTTGCCTTGGGAAAGGTGGAAAAGTTCATAAGGATTCGGATTTTGTATTTTATAACAATTTAAAACATCCTTCGGGAGCTGTTGAACATTTAGGGGATAATCTTTTAGGAGATGGAAAAGGTGAACAAATAATTGTAGATTTAGCTTATGTACCCTCTGACATTTGTAATATAACTTTTGCAGCTGCAATATATAGGGCAGGAGTTAAGAATCAAAAATTTGGACAAGGCATTAGTTGTTATATTAGAATAGTTAACGCAAATAATAATCAAGAATTATTAAAATATGATTTAAGTGAAAAATTTTCTGATGAAACTGCTGTGGTTATAGGAGAATTATATAAATATATTAGAACATGGAAATTTGGAGAAATAAATAAGGGGGTTAAAGGTGGGTTAGCTGTATTATGCGAAGAATTTGGGGTAAATTATACTCAAAGTAATGACTAG
- a CDS encoding WG repeat-containing protein: MEECVNLFRIKVNDKWGYINELGKIIIPPVFQYAWDFNEGLASVQMDSKWGYINAKGDRVIDYIYDEAWNFCEGFASIRINDRWGIIDRQGNVVVQPIFRFIDEFSNGLALVMKNKKYGFMDQRGNCVIEPIYENAFGFSEGIARVNEGDYWEYIDTKGKVVLKCDFDCVFDFHENLAQIMSNFKYGFMDKSGELLIEPKYDIADGFSEGLANVRIDAKWGYIDKEDKVIIKPNFDDALNFKEERAFVKVEDSWGCIDKSGNFIVKPEFEHINNFSNGLAMVICDDKYIYINRKGERVWEEE; this comes from the coding sequence ATGGAGGAATGTGTAAATTTATTTAGAATTAAGGTTAATGACAAATGGGGATATATTAATGAACTTGGCAAAATTATTATACCGCCTGTATTTCAATATGCATGGGATTTTAACGAAGGTTTGGCTTCGGTTCAGATGGATAGCAAATGGGGATATATTAATGCAAAAGGAGATAGGGTAATAGATTATATCTATGATGAAGCATGGAATTTTTGCGAAGGATTTGCATCTATAAGAATAAATGATAGATGGGGGATTATAGATAGACAAGGAAATGTAGTAGTACAGCCAATATTTAGGTTTATTGATGAATTTTCTAATGGATTGGCACTTGTTATGAAAAATAAAAAGTACGGATTCATGGATCAAAGAGGAAATTGTGTTATAGAACCTATTTATGAAAACGCTTTTGGCTTCTCGGAGGGAATTGCCAGAGTAAATGAAGGAGATTATTGGGAATATATCGATACCAAGGGTAAGGTGGTTTTAAAATGTGATTTTGATTGTGTTTTTGATTTTCATGAAAATCTAGCTCAAATTATGTCGAATTTCAAATATGGATTTATGGATAAATCAGGAGAACTATTAATAGAGCCTAAATATGATATTGCAGATGGCTTTTCGGAAGGACTAGCTAATGTAAGAATAGACGCAAAGTGGGGATATATAGATAAAGAAGATAAGGTTATTATAAAACCTAATTTTGATGATGCACTTAATTTTAAAGAAGAAAGAGCTTTTGTAAAAGTAGAAGATAGTTGGGGATGTATTGATAAATCAGGTAACTTTATAGTCAAACCTGAATTTGAACACATAAATAATTTTTCTAACGGGCTTGCTATGGTAATATGTGATGATAAATATATTTATATTAATAGAAAAGGTGAAAGAGTGTGGGAAGAAGAGTAA
- a CDS encoding TerC family protein produces the protein MDNLTVFLIGALQITLLDIVLSGDNIGVIALATRDLPKKHAKSASIIGVFAAIFLRIVFACLITYILLIKWLPIKLIGGILLIKITWNFIKPEPPKLEEAAVNTSNKYWSAVSSIVLADAAMSLDNVLAIAGTAQGHIGLIIFGLALNIPIIFFGSQYVAKIMNKHPITIYIGGAILAHTSFKMLLEDNLLHNFTSPMMINIISFSAAIIVLLYGLYTINKPVSYSLKEFKDQHF, from the coding sequence ATGGATAATTTAACAGTTTTTCTAATAGGGGCCCTTCAAATCACTTTACTAGATATAGTTTTAAGTGGTGATAACATAGGTGTTATAGCCCTAGCCACTAGAGATTTACCAAAAAAACACGCTAAGTCTGCATCAATTATAGGAGTATTTGCTGCAATTTTTTTAAGAATAGTATTTGCTTGTCTAATTACTTATATACTTCTTATAAAATGGCTTCCAATAAAACTAATTGGAGGAATACTGCTTATAAAAATCACATGGAACTTTATAAAACCAGAACCACCAAAATTGGAAGAAGCAGCTGTAAATACATCAAACAAATATTGGAGCGCAGTATCTAGTATAGTTTTAGCAGATGCAGCCATGAGTTTAGACAATGTACTCGCCATTGCAGGTACAGCCCAAGGGCACATAGGTCTTATAATATTTGGTCTTGCACTAAATATTCCCATTATATTTTTCGGAAGTCAATACGTAGCAAAAATTATGAATAAACATCCTATAACCATATATATAGGTGGTGCAATACTTGCCCATACATCCTTCAAGATGCTTCTTGAGGACAACCTTCTACATAACTTTACTTCTCCTATGATGATAAATATAATATCTTTCAGTGCCGCCATAATAGTTCTCTTATATGGATTATATACTATAAACAAACCTGTATCCTACTCTCTGAAAGAATTTAAGGATCAACACTTTTAA
- a CDS encoding PadR family transcriptional regulator has translation MGKFNFKRETEEKEKLLYEEYKKKLLELKKIKKEQDAVGQVFTKGLLPIYVLYILNINATNGNDISHKIGERTGGRWIPSTGGIYPLLKKLEKDKLIEGNWDHSKNKMQKIYKITDLGICEFKKRKNLLKNKIEESLEVFKIVYSDLYNEGDENL, from the coding sequence ATGGGTAAATTTAATTTTAAAAGAGAGACAGAGGAAAAAGAGAAGCTTTTATATGAGGAGTATAAGAAAAAACTTTTGGAGTTGAAAAAAATAAAAAAAGAACAGGATGCTGTAGGTCAGGTTTTTACAAAAGGTCTTCTCCCTATATATGTACTTTATATTTTAAATATTAATGCTACCAATGGAAATGATATATCTCACAAAATAGGAGAGAGGACTGGAGGCAGATGGATTCCAAGCACTGGAGGGATTTATCCCCTTTTAAAAAAACTAGAAAAAGATAAACTGATTGAAGGGAACTGGGATCACTCTAAAAATAAAATGCAGAAAATATATAAAATAACAGACCTTGGAATCTGTGAATTTAAAAAAAGAAAAAATCTTTTAAAAAATAAAATTGAAGAATCATTGGAGGTGTTTAAAATAGTATATAGTGATCTGTATAATGAAGGTGATGAAAATCTATAA
- a CDS encoding DegV family protein: protein MEKIALITDSTSDLPDNIVKKYNIKMLHYRIIYKNREFIDKIDITPEYVYNNLHREIPTSSIPSMDEMEKVFKELEEKGYTHAIAVTLSAGLTGIYNGIRVVSENHPEIKTYIFDSKSISMGEGVIIEECGKLIEKGASFSEIVDKIPDIRKRLNLFFVVDTLEYLKKGGRIGKVAGTIAELLNIKPIVSIDINDGKYYTYDKVRGRKKSLNKMIEIGENILKTKKCRLCVVHGCALEDSQKMFQELKKHPNIVSSVFGGALSPVSGVHSGPGLVGLILFEEE, encoded by the coding sequence TTGGAAAAAATTGCATTGATAACAGACAGCACCAGTGATTTGCCTGATAATATTGTAAAAAAATACAATATAAAAATGCTTCATTACAGAATAATATATAAAAATAGAGAGTTTATAGATAAAATAGATATAACCCCAGAATACGTGTATAATAATTTACATAGGGAGATACCTACATCTTCAATACCTTCTATGGATGAAATGGAGAAGGTATTTAAAGAATTGGAGGAGAAAGGATATACCCATGCCATAGCTGTAACGCTTTCTGCTGGATTAACAGGGATTTATAATGGAATAAGAGTGGTTAGCGAAAACCATCCTGAAATAAAAACTTACATATTTGATTCTAAGTCCATTTCTATGGGAGAAGGAGTAATAATAGAAGAGTGTGGAAAACTTATAGAAAAAGGTGCCAGTTTTAGTGAAATAGTTGATAAAATACCTGATATAAGAAAAAGATTAAATTTATTTTTTGTAGTGGATACCTTGGAATATCTCAAAAAAGGCGGCAGAATAGGTAAAGTGGCAGGAACTATTGCAGAACTTTTAAATATAAAACCTATAGTATCTATTGATATAAATGACGGTAAATATTATACTTATGATAAGGTAAGGGGAAGAAAGAAGTCTCTAAATAAAATGATTGAGATTGGAGAAAATATCCTCAAAACTAAAAAATGCAGATTATGTGTTGTGCATGGATGTGCTTTAGAAGATTCACAGAAAATGTTTCAGGAATTAAAGAAACATCCAAATATAGTTTCTTCAGTTTTTGGAGGGGCTTTAAGTCCTGTATCCGGTGTGCACAGCGGGCCGGGACTGGTGGGATTAATATTGTTTGAGGAAGAATAA